In one window of Candidatus Kinetoplastibacterium blastocrithidii (ex Strigomonas culicis) DNA:
- the leuB gene encoding 3-isopropylmalate dehydrogenase produces the protein MSNTIAVLAGDGIGPEIVEQAVRVLSSLNIDLEMKDALVGGAAFDRFEHPLPDSTLELAKNSHAVLFGAVGDWKYDYLPRELRPEQSILGLRKKLGLFANLRPAFLYKELSNSSTLKSDIVSGLDLLIVRELTGDVYFGTPRGIRSAIDGNFIGDREGFDTMRYAEPEVRRIAKVAFESAMKRRKKLCSVDKANVLETSQFWRDIVIDTAKGYPSVELSHMYIDNAAMQLIKDPCQFDVIVTGNLFGDILSDEAAMLTGSIGMLPSASLNSNYQGLYEPSHGSAPDIAGKGIANPLATILSASMLLRYSLNLKNYSDMIDKAVQNVLSSGFRTADIYEKGTTKVGTSEMGDAVINALRLL, from the coding sequence ATGTCTAATACTATTGCTGTTTTAGCTGGTGATGGAATAGGACCCGAAATTGTTGAGCAAGCAGTCCGTGTCTTATCATCGCTGAATATAGATCTTGAAATGAAAGACGCATTAGTAGGAGGGGCCGCTTTTGATAGATTTGAGCATCCTTTACCGGACTCTACTTTAGAGTTAGCTAAAAATTCTCATGCAGTGCTTTTTGGTGCTGTTGGTGACTGGAAATATGATTATTTGCCTAGAGAATTACGTCCAGAGCAATCAATTTTAGGATTGCGTAAAAAATTAGGTTTATTCGCTAACCTGAGGCCTGCTTTTTTATATAAAGAGTTATCGAACTCATCTACGTTAAAGTCTGATATTGTTTCTGGTTTAGATTTGCTAATAGTTCGCGAATTGACTGGCGATGTGTATTTCGGCACGCCGAGAGGTATTAGGAGTGCAATTGATGGCAATTTTATTGGTGATCGTGAAGGTTTCGATACTATGCGATATGCAGAACCAGAAGTGCGCAGAATAGCTAAGGTAGCTTTTGAATCAGCAATGAAGCGTCGTAAGAAATTATGTAGTGTTGATAAGGCTAATGTTTTGGAGACATCACAATTTTGGAGAGACATAGTTATTGATACTGCTAAAGGTTATCCTAGTGTAGAGTTGAGTCATATGTATATTGATAATGCAGCTATGCAGCTTATAAAGGATCCATGTCAGTTTGATGTAATAGTAACAGGGAATTTATTTGGCGATATATTGTCTGATGAGGCAGCAATGTTGACTGGATCTATAGGCATGTTGCCTTCTGCTTCTTTAAATTCTAATTATCAAGGACTGTATGAGCCAAGTCATGGATCTGCTCCTGATATAGCAGGAAAAGGAATTGCAAATCCTTTAGCAACCATCCTCTCTGCTTCTATGTTATTAAGATATTCACTTAATCTAAAAAATTATTCTGATATGATAGATAAAGCAGTTCAAAATGTTTTATCTAGTGGATTTCGTACTGCTGATATTTATGAAAAAGGAACTACTAAGGTTGGAACATCTGAAATGGGAGATGCTGTTATAAATGCATTAAGGTTACTTTAA
- the leuC gene encoding 3-isopropylmalate dehydratase large subunit, with protein sequence MAKTLYDKLWDAHVVRKESDGTSLIYIDRHLLHEVTSPQAFEGLYLSRRKPWRINANLAVADHNVPTNNRDNGIDDPISKLQVDTLDDNCEKYGIVEFKMNDLRQGIVHVVGPEQGATLPGMTVVCGDSHTSTHGAIGALAFGIGTSEVEHVLATQTLLMKKNKNMLVNVEGRIPSGCSAKDIILYIIGVIGTAGGTGYAIEFAGKAIYDLSVEGRMTICNMAIEAGARSGMVAVDSKTISYFKGLPFSPKDEMWYKAVEYWESLHSDEGAIFDRIVNIDANKIQPQVTWGTSPEMVLSINSRIPNPIEEKDPVKRSSIERALEYMGLLPGTPIVDIKIDKVFIGSCTNSRIEDLRAAASVINGRKISSNIKLAMVVPGSGLVKKQAEEEGLDKIFIRAGFEWREPGCSMCLAMNSDKLNPGERCASTSNRNFEGRQGQGSRTHLVSPTMAAAAAIAGHFVDHRELDN encoded by the coding sequence ATGGCAAAAACTCTGTATGATAAGCTTTGGGACGCACATGTTGTTCGAAAAGAGTCAGATGGTACAAGTTTAATTTATATTGATAGACACTTGCTTCATGAAGTAACTAGCCCACAGGCTTTTGAGGGTTTGTACTTATCTAGGAGAAAGCCATGGCGCATAAATGCTAATCTAGCCGTGGCAGATCATAATGTTCCAACAAATAACCGTGATAATGGAATAGATGATCCTATATCTAAACTACAAGTAGATACACTAGATGATAACTGTGAAAAATATGGCATAGTTGAATTCAAGATGAATGATTTGCGACAAGGTATAGTTCATGTTGTAGGACCAGAACAGGGTGCTACTTTGCCTGGGATGACTGTTGTCTGTGGTGATTCTCATACTAGTACGCATGGTGCAATAGGAGCGTTGGCTTTTGGTATTGGAACTTCAGAGGTAGAGCATGTTTTAGCAACTCAAACTTTATTAATGAAGAAAAACAAAAACATGTTAGTAAATGTAGAGGGGAGAATCCCTTCTGGTTGCTCTGCAAAAGATATTATTTTGTATATTATTGGAGTAATAGGTACAGCAGGTGGCACTGGATATGCAATAGAGTTTGCTGGTAAGGCTATTTATGATTTGTCCGTAGAAGGTAGAATGACTATTTGTAATATGGCTATTGAGGCAGGTGCAAGATCAGGTATGGTTGCTGTTGACTCTAAGACAATAAGTTATTTTAAAGGATTGCCATTTTCTCCAAAGGATGAGATGTGGTATAAAGCTGTAGAATATTGGGAAAGTTTACACAGTGATGAGGGGGCTATTTTTGATAGAATTGTTAATATAGATGCTAATAAAATACAGCCTCAAGTAACTTGGGGCACTTCTCCAGAGATGGTTTTGTCTATTAATTCTAGAATTCCTAATCCAATCGAAGAAAAAGATCCTGTAAAAAGAAGTAGTATAGAAAGAGCCTTAGAATACATGGGTCTTTTGCCAGGTACTCCTATAGTTGATATAAAAATAGATAAGGTCTTTATAGGATCTTGCACTAATTCTAGAATAGAGGATCTGCGTGCTGCAGCTTCTGTAATTAATGGAAGAAAGATATCATCTAATATTAAACTGGCTATGGTAGTTCCAGGTTCTGGGTTAGTAAAAAAACAGGCCGAAGAGGAGGGTCTTGATAAGATCTTTATTAGAGCTGGTTTTGAATGGAGAGAGCCTGGTTGTTCTATGTGTTTAGCTATGAATTCTGACAAGTTAAATCCCGGAGAGCGGTGTGCATCTACTTCTAATCGTAATTTTGAGGGTCGTCAGGGTCAAGGTAGTAGAACACATTTAGTAAGCCCTACTATGGCAGCAGCTGCGGCAATTGCTGGTCACTTTGTAGATCATAGAGAACTTGATAACTGA
- the leuD gene encoding 3-isopropylmalate dehydratase small subunit gives MQEFSIHEGLVAPLDRENVDTDLIIPKQFLKSIKRTGFGPNLFDELRYLDHGEPGIDNSTRPLNKDFVLNKDRYQGATILLTRKNFGCGSSREHAPWALTQYGFRVIIAPSYADIFFNNSFKNGLLPIVLSENNVDFLFKSVKNQIGYKIKVDLINQVVITDDDKHMNFDIDQFRKYCLVNGLDDISLTLQHKENIREFEDIHLRKYPWLNI, from the coding sequence ATGCAAGAATTTAGTATACATGAAGGCCTAGTAGCCCCATTAGATAGAGAGAATGTCGATACTGATCTTATTATTCCCAAGCAATTTTTAAAATCTATTAAACGTACAGGTTTTGGTCCAAATTTATTTGATGAGTTAAGATATTTGGATCATGGTGAGCCAGGAATTGATAATAGTACACGTCCTTTAAATAAAGATTTTGTCCTTAATAAGGATAGATATCAAGGAGCTACTATATTGCTTACTAGAAAGAATTTTGGTTGTGGATCAAGTAGAGAGCATGCCCCTTGGGCTCTTACTCAATATGGTTTTAGAGTTATTATAGCTCCATCTTATGCTGACATATTTTTTAATAATAGTTTTAAAAATGGTTTGTTGCCTATAGTATTATCTGAAAATAATGTAGATTTTTTATTTAAATCAGTGAAAAACCAAATTGGTTATAAGATTAAAGTAGACCTAATTAATCAAGTTGTTATAACAGATGATGATAAGCATATGAATTTTGATATAGATCAATTCAGGAAATATTGTTTAGTTAATGGGCTTGATGATATAAGTCTTACATTACAGCATAAAGAAAATATTAGAGAGTTTGAAGATATTCATTTAAGAAAATATCCTTGGTTGAATATTTAA